TGCAACGACCTTGCGAGCAAATAAGTGCTAACCGTTGCAAACTCGTTGCAAATTGCAATTCTATTGCGAGGACTCACTTTCACACCGTTGCAAAACCGTTGCAAAAagtatatctatttttttttttatcagattATTATTAACGTATTTCGTAAGTTTAGTTTTGATATTAAGTGTTTCCAATGTTAATGGTATATGTTTTCCGTATCATTAGTTCAAATCTCCGAAATTGGGATTTTATATACTTTCTCAAGtaaatctattaaattatttgTCCTACTCTACATTTAAAATGTCTAATGTTTCTATTAAAAGTGttatataacactaaaaattTGATGAAACCCTAAAAAGCTAAAACCGTTGCAAAACCGTTGCAAATTGCAACGACCTTGCGAGCAAATAAGTGCTAACCGTTGCAAACTCGTTGCAAATTGCAATTCTATTGCGAGGACTCACTTTCACACCGTTGCAAAACCGTTGCAAAAagtatatctatttttttttgtatcagaTTATTATTAACGTATTTCGTAAGTTTAGTTTTGATATTAACTGTTTCCAATGTTAATGGTATATGTTTTCCGTATCATTAGTTCAAATCTCCGAAATTGGGATTTTATATACTTTCTCAAGtaaatctattaaattatttgTCATACTCTACATTTAAAATGTCTAATGTTTCTATTAAAAGTGttatataacactaaaaattTGATGAAACCCTAAAAAGCTAAAACCGTTGCAAAACCGTTGCAAATTGCAACGACCTTGCGAGCAAATAAGTGCTAACCGTTGCAAACTCGTTGCAAATTGCAATTCTATTGCGAGGACTCACTTTCACACCGTTGCAAAACCGTTGCAAAAagtatatctattttttttatcagattATTATTAACGTATTTCGTAAGTTTAGTTTTGATATTAAGTGTTTCCAATGTTAATGGTATATGTTTTCCGTATCATTAGTTCAAATCTCCGAAATTGGGATTTTATATACTTTCTCAAGtaaatctattaaattatttgTCCTACTCTACATTTAAAATGTCTAATGTTTCTATTAAAAGTGttatataacactaaaaattTGATGAAACCCTAAAAAACTAAAACCGTTGCAAACTCGTTGCAAATTGCAACGACCTTGCGAGCAAATAAATAACTACCGTTGCAAAGTTGTTGCAAATTGCAGTGCAATTGAGGACTCACTTTGAAATGCACTTCGAATGCAAaatcctcgcaaatttgcaacggttTTGCAACAAGTATTTTCATCGCAAGTTTGCATCGGTTTTGCGTTGGTTTGTCATATTTCCCTCGCAAACTGGTCGCAAGTTTGCGAGGAACTTAtttcgttgcaaatttgcaagcgTTTTGCGAGGGTATTGTTTCTCGTCGCTATTCACTCGTAGTTCCGTTGCAATTTTGCGAGGGAATATTTCTGTTGCAAATTTCTGTTGCAATaggcatgttttcttgtagtgtcatCCTTCGCCATAACTAAACCAACGATCACACACAAATACACCATCCTAAGCCTGTCGAGATGAGACCAGGTATTACAATCCTTCAGATGCACCTTCCTGATTTCCTGTAAgctaatcttttttttcctcCTTAGCAACCTACCCCAAAACCCTTTATCATAGCTCCAATCATCAATACCCAAGTCAGGCTCGTCGTCTTTGTATTTCAGACCAGTAACCGCATGGAATTCTTGCATCGCAAATCTGAGAGGCCTCCGAGCATAATGGAACCACAACTCATGACGTTTTGCGGTAAGAAGCTGCTTACAAGCAAAGGTGTGGATCAGTCTCCCCGAATACTGAAGCTTATGCTCATAAATTGCCATAACCTGAGCAAACAGCGGATCAGCCAACACTTCTTTGTACTCTGCCTCAACGTACTTCTCCACCTCCTCAAGTATAGAAGTTCTACAAGTGTTGTTCACCTTCTCAACTTGTGTTTCGGTACCCTCTTTGAATAGGCATTTAGGCAACTGATCCACCGTCATACCTGTGAACAATGAGACAAATACAATATGAGttcaaaaacatcaaaaagAATTAAACTTTGATATCATATACAGCTAAATCATTAACACAACATAAATTGAATACCTATCAAACgcaaactatttaaaaaaaaattaaacttttaaaaggcCAGATAATgaacaattaaaaattaaacttttaaaaggcAAGAGTTATACAAGCTTTTGAGATGTTAAAAAAAGACAGACAATAACCaataaacaacaacacaaaCGTTAACAGAGTGATACAAGCAATCCATAACCACAAAAAAGTAACTTTTAGCATAGAAAATCATGTAATGAACATGGTCATGTTACTTGGATGATTTCATTACTCTCACGTTGATTACTCATCGTGCGAGTGCTACCATGTACTAGCAATTTCCAAAACCAAGCATACATTAATAACTTATAAACCCGTAGGAAACCAAAGAAGGTTCCACTcatataaactaaactaaagTAATCAACATAACATCAATTGTCTTATTTATAAGAAGaaagtattcttttttttttcaaatgaacAAAGTAGTTTTAGAGAgcagtttttcttctttaacaaAGGCTATGACGGGAGATGTAGACAATCACAACAACAATACAAGAGTTATACAAGCTTTTTAGATGTTAAAAAAAGACAGACAGTGACCaataaacaacaacacaaaCGTTAACAGAGTGATACAAGCAATCCGTAGCCATAAAGCATGACAGATGCCAAACATGAAAAAGTATAAGAAACTTTGatagcaaaaaagaaaatttcataacATAGATACCTAAATAATTCTCAGAAACTAGAAACAAAACCTATCACACTAAGATACAAAGACATGCAAAAAATTCCCAAATCCTTATACAAACCTGAAAGTCTCGATTGTTTTGCTTGAAACTAAAGCTGAGTGTGTGAATTGCAGAGCGGCGAGGTAACAACTTCAGTTCCCGGCGAGGTACGAGCTTCTGTGTTCGGCGATTTAATTGACAACGAGACGCGAAGTGAGCCGGAGGTTcgattaagaagaagaagaccacCGGCGGAGTGCTAGCGGTCAGAAGAAAGACCGGCGACGGCAAGGAGACCTCTGAGAAATCGAGGATCTGAGAATCCTCTTTTGCTCTGTATCGCCAAAGGAGAGAAACGATATTAGGGTTAAAACACGATTTCCcccttttgttttattttctctttttgttttatttttttaattaattatatttaaaaaatcgaaatcattttaaatcatttgaGATGAGGGATATAATTgggttttcttaaaaaattatacCAAGGGGACAATTTATGTTTCAGATTATGGCATAGGGACAATGTATCAGTTTTTTTGTTCCATATTTCCAATTTTCCCGTTGAATATACTTAAAATAGAAATGAGTGACTCAGATTACTTAACAAGTTTTTAACCAAAACTGAATTTTTTTGGTACAACTAGTGTTCATATGATTTACTAAATCCAAATTAAATCTGATTAAACCCTAACTAAagccaaaccaaaattttataacatcCGAATGTATTAAGTTATTAACAATTGTGCTTCCAAAAGTCCAAAACCGAATTGATTTAGAAACGAACCCGATTAGGCAGACGAATATATGTCgttttgttataatatatggtatatatgaaatatgtttcatagaatttaaatgtatattaaaatataattttcttttaatatatatgaattgtTAAGAAAAATAGAGATGAACTTTCGTTGTGAATATAAACAAACCTtataatgttttgtttggacTTATATAAACATTGTATAGATTATTAGTATTATTAGTTTATGATTTTAGTGGAATATTTATTTACACTggaattttagaaaattatgaTGTTATgattttatcgatttgtatcATACTTTGAACAGGTCCAATTCAGAACAggagaaatttattaatttagtgtatttattaatttatcgtgtattaatatatatatatatatatattaatcgaCCTTTAAAAGAGCAAACGAAACAAAGTTTTccaataaataaaagaaactttgatagataagattataaaaaaaaaaccttcgAAGGATTTATCTAAAAACAGTAATTGCAAAAAGAAGAGAATTCGTGGGTGAGAAGACACGAAGGCTAACTTCCCTCTGTGAACACCAAAAGCTAATAAATCAAGATCCCGGTGCTGCACGGATACCGAAGTGTTCAAAATCGATCTATCGACATTCGTCATCAAAGATGAAGCTTTCCCAAAGTTTTTCCACGGCCACAATTGCAGGTATCAGAAGATGGACGACGCCAAACACTAGCTGCTTCAACCTCTGAAGACCTTCGCCGCCTTAGGAGTCAAAACCACCACATACTTATCCTCTTATGTGCGGTAAGGAGAGGGTATTGGACCGACGAGAAACAAGTTGAATGAAGCCGCCATCCCTATAGGTGGAACCACGAACATCTAAATACCATTCATCGATTGGCGACAAGCTCTAGCCCTAGTGGCTGACATGCGGTTTCCAACCACCTCGTGTCATCATTCTCTAACAGGAGCGCATGCCTTCAAGCCGACGAACCACCAGAGCGTGAAACTATCTTCTGGTCTATTGCACGACAGACCATCCAATTTGCAAGAGGAGAGAGGGAGTAAATCCAATTCATACCAGAGTGCTCTATTCTGTCCATTTGTGCGAGTTTCGATAGGTAGGAGGCGTACACCGCCGCAACTGAAACCCTAGTAGACGAAGACGAGAGAGTTTGATCCAGGCACATGAGTTAACTTGCCGCTCAAAGATCTTTATATGGGTTTGTATTATTCATATCTCATAACCTATAATTGCGATTTTATCAAACTAAAtatccaaaacaaaaatgattagTATTTTACCAtccaaaacaaatttaaatacatGTTTGTGTAATTAGATCAAAGTATGAAAACAATGATACCAGTAGATATAGAATGACATTAGtcatatcattaaaatatataatttctgtaaagaaactaaaattgaaataagaatttagtttaaaagtttttttcgaAAGCATGACACGCAAACATCAAGCATCTTGCGTGGTTTTAACATGACACGCAAGCATTAAGCACTACGACACTGGATTCAATCTGAGGAGACTTATTTTGGATGTTTACTTGAAAAGCGAGTACAAGAAGACAACCATCAAAGATGTATGAGGGCAGCTATGCTTAAATGGAATTCCATAACAAATTATGGATATCATCCTTTGGGTAGAATATGGTTTTGCTGGTCGAAGCAGGTGGTAGTAATGCGGTTGCACATGAGTGCTCAGGTTATCACATGCGCTGCTAAGATTTCAGGGGACAGGGGAACAATTTATCTGCTCAGATGTTTATGCCTATAATACATCAGTAGAAAGAAATCATTTATCAGATGATTTGAGAGGAACTCGTGCAGCTTATCATCATTTGGTTTACCTTGGATTGTAATAGGGAATTTCAATGAAACCCTCGATGCTAATGAGAACTCTCGAGCTTTTGATTATCGTATAGATCAGCTGGGCATGAGACACTTTCAGGAGACTGTCACAGATTGCTCATTGCTGGATCTACTGTACACTAGAGCTCTGTACATTTGGTGGAATAAGAGAGTTGAGGGTCAGACTGAAAAGAAACTCTATAGAGAACTGGTTAATGGGGATTGGTTGCACTGTTATCCTCTTTCCTCTGCTACTTCTGATGCAGGAGGGATCTCAGATCACGCTCAATGTATGATTCGAACGACGGGAAGTCCAAACGAAGTCATGAaacctttttaatttttcaacTATTTAGCTGAGCACAAGGATTTTTTGACGACGGTTAAAGAAATGTGGGACTAATCAGATAGACTTCATCGCTCTCGGACAGCTCTCTCTAGCTTTCCTAAAAAGCTTAAGATGCTGAAACAGCCTCTTCGAAATTTAAATAGAACTCATTACGGAGACTTGCCATCCCAAACTAAAAAAGCTTATGAGGAACTATGTGAGTGTCAGAATATTGCTTTACAAGATCTCACTGCAAAGAATTTTGCAAGGGCAGCTGAGGCAGCAGAGAAATGGAATAAATTGGCACGTATCGAGGAGAATTTCTTGAGGTAAAAGTCTTGTGTCTGATGGTTACAGGCCGGAGATCAGAACATGAAATTCTCTTTCGTATGATTCAGACTCGAAATGCGAGAAACATGATTCGTCGTCTGGTTACTGTGCAAGGGGAAGTGCTGCCATCTCATAAGGATATAAAACGAGAGGCAGTTCATCATTTTCAGACTCTCTACAAAGCCATGATCCCACTAGTGTAGATATATCGGTATCTGACTTATAAGATTTTCTGACTTACTGGTGCCCTAGCATTGCAGCAGCAGTACTTGTAGGTCCGGTAACTGCAAAGGAGATCCACGGGGCGCTGCTATCCCTCTCCAATGACAAGATTTCGGGTCCGGAtgcaaataattttttgttgCAGCTTGGCCTATTCTACGTAATGATTTCATCACTGCGATCCAGTCATTCTTCATTTTTGGGTTTTTCCCACATGGATTAATGCGACAAGTTTGGCTTTGATCCCCAAGATAGAAAATGCTCAGACAATGAAGGATTACATATTACAGACCCATTGCTTACTGCAATCTATTATATAAGGTAACATCTAAAGTTTTGGCTAACATGCTGCAAAATATCTTTCCAGATATAATGAAACCGAATCAGTGTGCATTTATTGAAGAGAGGCTGTTATTGGAAAATGTTTTGCTTGCTTCAGAACTAGTCAATGGATAGGGATGACTGCCTAAAACCCCCTGTAAACACTTCAACCCTATCTATTCCCCCTATACTATCTAGCTCATGACCAAACCACCCATGGATATAAAATCTCTTTATAACTCCCCCCATTCTTTTTTGCTCTGCTCAGATCCACCTTTCGAATCCaattttgaaaactaaattATAGATTTGTAAATCGCGTTTTGTAACC
The Raphanus sativus cultivar WK10039 chromosome 1, ASM80110v3, whole genome shotgun sequence DNA segment above includes these coding regions:
- the LOC130497012 gene encoding uncharacterized protein LOC130497012 — encoded protein: MTVDQLPKCLFKEGTETQVEKVNNTCRTSILEEVEKYVEAEYKEVLADPLFAQVMAIYEHKLQYSGRLIHTFACKQLLTAKRHELWFHYARRPLRFAMQEFHAVTGLKYKDDEPDLGIDDWSYDKGFWGRLLRRKKKISLQEIRKVHLKDCNTWSHLDRLRMVYLCVIVGLVMAKDDTTRKHAYCNRNLQQKYSLAKLQRNYE